One stretch of Excalfactoria chinensis isolate bCotChi1 chromosome 2, bCotChi1.hap2, whole genome shotgun sequence DNA includes these proteins:
- the LOC140249218 gene encoding rho GTPase-activating protein 32-like, translated as MPPKELSPWWRGKLGFQVGSFPSECVELISGEVPESIVNSLRKPVPKKRGKLTPFLRSLVKARPRRSEQPEPEKEGVFGCDLGEHLLHSGRDVPQVLQSCADFIEQHGVVRGIYRLSGVASKIQRLRHEFDSEQVPELSVRDIHSVSSLCKMYFRELPNPLLTNQLYDKFTDAACAGTEEERLVRMKDTIQQLPAPHYRTLEYLIRHLASLAANCSVTNMDAKNLAIVWAPNLLRSQQSQSPCASGGAACLEVQTQTAVVEFLIGHTEVLFCSNATSAMGEGAEVVTVFDCSKLKVKVAKTFDCKQRYLRLDAIQRDPDSSEQWDQVNLMSVNKSKCKILHLDQGNPHYQYKLVKERIEQSPDKKYLGLLLVGS; from the exons atgccaccaaaggagctgagcccctggtggagaggcaagcttGGCTTTCAG gtgggatctttccctagtgagtgcgtggaactcattagcggagaagttcctgagtccATCGTTAATTCATtgcgaaagccag tgccgaagaaacggggcaagctcacACCCTTCCTTCGGTccttggtgaaggcccgccccaggagatcggagcagccggagccggagaaggaaggggtgtttgggtgtgacctgggggagcaccttctccactctggccgtgatg tcccccaggtcctgcagagctgcgctgatttcatcgagcagcatggcgtggtgcgggggatctaccgcctgtccggcgtggcgtccaaGATCCAgcgactacg ccatgaatttgattcagagcaggtgcccgagctcagcgtccgtgacattcacagcgtgagctccctatgtaagatgtacttcagggagctcccgaaccctctcctgacaaaccagctgtatgacaagttcacg gacgctgcctgtgctggtacagaggaggagcggttggtcAGAATGaaggacaccatccagcagctgcccgctcctcactacag gacactcgagTACCTGATCAGGCACTTGGCGTCTCTCGCTGCCAACTGCTCGGTGACCAACATGGATGCTAAGAATTTAGCAATcgtgtgggctccaaacctcttaag atcccagcagagccagtctccctgcgccagtggaggagctgcctgcttggaagtgcagacgcagacggctgtggtggaattcctcattggccacacagaagtcctcttctgctccaacgccacgtcagccatgggagagggagcag AAGTAGTTACGGTGTTTGATTGTTCCAAGTTGAAGGTCAAGGTTGCTAAAACGTTTGATTGTAAGCAAAGATACCTCAGActggatgccatccagagggaccctGACAGTTCTGAGCAGTGGGaccaggtgaacctcatgagcgtcaacaaatccaaatgtaAGATCTTGCACCTGGATCAAGGCAACCCCCATTACCAGTACAAACTGGTGAAGGAAAGGATTGAGCAAAGTCCTGACAAAAAATACCTGGGGTTACTGTTGGTgggaagctga